The following DNA comes from Salvia splendens isolate huo1 chromosome 17, SspV2, whole genome shotgun sequence.
cgagtagatctccttttctcccagcttgtggttggggcatgcttgaagcagcccttgaaaTCTGTCtcagtactggccgaggggctcgtcgtACTCTTGTCTGgcctctgtaatctcccttttcagggcacttgtcttTGATGCTGGGAAGAAACGGTCcaggaatatcatgcggaattccGCCCAAGTCCTGATGGATCTCTCTGGTAGCCTTGACAGCCATACTCCTGCGACCCTTTTCAAAACGAAGGGGATCACCTTGAGCCTGCAATCTTTAGACGTGGATCCAGCCGGGACGGGCTGAATATCGCTGTATCGGCAGAACTCCTCCAGAAAGGCGTACGGACATTCCTTCGAGAGTCCGTAAATGTGGGTCAAGACGGCCAGCACTCCTAATTTGAtagcgatggtccgcatcccaggagtggcGGCAATGgaatgtgtgggctccttctcatcatgagcgtgcaaaGAGCCGATTCCCGAGTCATCGATGACAACGGCCATCTCTACTTCAGTTTGCTttggtggtagtggtagtgggtTTTGCTCAGCTGCTGCTGCCTCTAAagctgctctgtaacgagtggtaactacgccggcttcctggactctccaacgaTGGTTAGTTCTTCTATATATCaaaggatgattccagtaatcgccttggtggtaccttctcatcaacaacaggaaaaacaaataagaaaagaaagaaataaactatttactcctacgcactacacacaaacataaagtaacaacatacttccccggcaacggcgccattttggcgggCTCGGAAACGCGCGgattaagattggatcaagttatatggaggataactgaattggttggaccagttagcaaattgtcgttgccacttaatcgaatCAATCCTTGAACCGAAATGcgccaaagataatatttataactcccgatttcgcactactttaacagtaaagcggaaagttcggggtcgatctcacagagaagttggtgtgtcgagtgtgtgagtagtgaacaggggatTGGCTGCTaacacgctttaacttgggaattttaactacggtttttatctaggcagaattcaaactagctagctcgatcaacggaaatttaaacactgggtcaagtaaattgcaggtaataacagaaaagtaaatgcgcgatttaaaatagagaataactttgattaaactaagatacgattacaacgtgaaaataaactaagctaacacttcgaaaataaagaaagcggtaaactgagaagaatctcatcgggaaacttaagttacgccgacagaaatggttattctgcagtgctcccttcggtcgcccttttaactacgctatctaagctaaactagagatctgaactaaactaagctaagagagcagaactaagctaaactaagctagagagctgaactaagctaaactaagctaaactaggcggaaagtaaagtctcggatactttcttgtggtggcgcatcctctatttataagctcgattcggcctccagctggataacgatcttgacagggaatattcactcatgcagaggatgagcgactcattgattgctacgtgctctttcttctagaataacgacgcttttggataacaaatttctgatcagttcgtcctggcgtcttcacaagctggcacgtgtccccttctagaacgtcgtcctgggtaacagaatggtgtgccacatccagctcatttcctcacgttttccttctagaaaccagcggtccccactttaactgcttgacctcgccccttgatcaactcccccgatttttggcctttttcgccttttgtacgtgtttgatcagttcggccttgctgccttggtcaagtagcatttatgtacattttaacacttgtttgcgcgataaaccgatcaagtagtatatgttttacccctaaaaccgatgcatgaaatgagccttattaGTTACGAAGGAGTCGACTGTGTGCCCTTAGGaggtcacttgatcagtttatcaaTTCAAAAATCCACATTTAGCtcgatcaagcagactacccaaaGGTACCTAGTTAACTCCTTTTACCGTCGATCAGTGGAAAGATTCAGATTTgagtagtggaatttcttccaccacgCACACCTCATTCTCGTCTCTGTAGGGCTTTACCCGATGACCATTTACCAAGAAGGGAGACGAATCAGGGTCGCTTCCTTGGAGTTCGATTGCTCCATTCGCGCGTATGGCAACTATGGTATAAAGGCCTGCCCACTTTGATCTCAGCTTTCCCGGCATTAGTTTGAGTCTGGACCTGAAGAGTAACACTTTCTGCCCCACCTTGAGCTCTTTCCTCAGGAGATTCTTGTCGTACCACATCTTTGTtctctccttgtaccacatggctgaatcaTATGCATCGAGGCGAAGCTtttcaagctcctgcagctgtaATCTCCTCTCTCCAGTGCAAACCTCGGTGTTCAAgttcatctcctttatagcccAGAAGGCTTGATGCTCAATCCCCACTGGTAGATGGCACTTCTTCCCAAACACCAGTCGGTAGGGGGACATTCCAATCGGAGTTTTAAAAGCGGTCCGGTATGCCCAGAGCGCGTCCTCCAGTTGGCggctccagtccttccttgtCGGGTTTACTGCTTCTCTAGGATCGCCTTGATCTCTCGGTTTGACACCTCTGCTTGACCATTCGCCTGGGGGTGGTAGGATATAGACAGtcggtggtggactccatattttttcatcaGTGCTTCGATGGTCCAGTTGACGAAGTGAGTGCCTTGATCGGAGATGACGCCCCGCGGTACTCCGTAGTGGGTAAAGATATTTGACTTCaagaatttggccacctccCTGGACTCACAAGTCCTGGTTTCCTTCGCCTCGATCCATTTAGACACATAGTCCGcaaccaaaatatataaattcccCTCAGATGATGGGAAtggtcccatgaaatccattccccagacgACGAAGATCTCGCAGACTATCATGGGGatctgcggcatttcatctttCGCCGAGATTCCTCCAGTCAGTTGGCATCATGGGCATCTCTTGCATAATTCGTAAGCGTCTTTATGAAGAGAAGGCTAATAAAACCCACTGTCAAGAACCTTCCTTGCCATTTTCTTTGGACCGAAATGACCGCTACAAGCTAGTGTGTGGCAGTGAACCAGTACGTCCTATTTTTCCCACTCGGGTATACAGCGGCAGATGACTTGATTAGCTCCCATTTCCACAAGTATGGATCGTCCCAGTAGAAGTAGTGGGAGTCGCTCTGGATTTTCTGCTTCTGCGCTCTTGTGACCACAGCATTCGTGGGCAGTTCGCCCGTTACCAAATAGTTGGCCATATCAGCAAACCATGGCTCTCCCTTCTGCTGGATCTCCTTCCCTTGATCAGCTCGGTTTATCCTCTCGGCATGGTTGATCAACTCAAGGCTGGACTTAGAGCTGGACTTGATCAGGTACAGATGTTCTTCAGGGAATGCGCCAGAGATGGCTTCCCCGTTATCCACTTGCATAATTCAGCTCAGGTGATCGGCCACCTTATTATCCGTGCCTTTCTTATCTACTGCCTCCTAGTCAAATTCTTGCAGCAAGAGCACCCATCTGATCAAGCGCGGCTGCGACTCTTTCTTGGTTAGGAGGTATTTGATAGCCGCGTGAACTGTGTAAACAATCACCTTGAACCCAGCAAGTAGGGTATGAATTTTCTGAAGGCGTAGACCACTGATAGCATTTCCTTCTCTGTAGTATCATAGTTTTTCTGCGCTTGGTTGAGAGTCTTCGAAACGTAGAATATGACGTAGCTTTTCCCATTGATTTTTTGGCTCAGAACCGCTTCTACCGTGTAGTCGCTTgcgtcgcacatcacctcgaagCGGTGACTCTAGTCGGGGGCGCGGATAATCGACGCACTGATCAATTTATCCTTCAAGATCTGAAAGGCGACTTTGTATGCATCAGCAAACTCAAACTCCACTTCATTTTGGAGCAGCCTCGTCAAGGGGTGGGCAATCTTCGCAAagtctttgatgaagtgtctgtaaAAGCCCGCATGGCCCAGGAAAGCCCAGATTTCTTTCTAATTGGTGGGGTATGGAAGCTTCGCAATAACAACCACCTTGGCATGATCAACTTCAATCCCCCTGCCTGACACAATATGGCCCAGTACGATACCCTCAGTCACCatgaaatggcacttctcaaaattcaagactaggtCCCTATCGGCATCTCTCCAGCACTCTGTTCAGGCTATGGAGCCCTTGCTCAAACGTGTCCCCATAGAcagtaaagtcatccatgaagatctcgatgcaatcttctAACGAGtcagagaagatgctcatcatgcatctctgGAAGGTACCCGGGGTTCCGGGGCATTGCAGAGTCCGAACGGCATTCTTCTATAAGTGTAGGTGCCGAAGGGGCATGTGAATGTGGTCTTCTCTTGATCATCTGGGTTCACAGCAATTTGGAAGTAGTCGCTATACCCGTCAAGGAAGCTGAAGTATTGCTTCCCGGCTAATCTCTCGAGCATTTGGTCAATGAACGGCAGCAGGAAATGATCCTTTTTAGTGGCAGCATTCAGCTTTctgtagtctatgcacattctccatcCAGCGACGGGCTTCGTTGGAATTAGCtcgtttttctcattttttaccACTTTGATTCCACTCTTCTTTGGCACCATGTGAACTGGACTGGCCCAGTTGATATCCAGAATGGAGTAAATAATTCTGATGGAGACCAGCTTGACTATCTCCTTGAGCACTTCGTCCCTCATATTGGGGTTGAGTTTGCGCTGGTGATCACGGTGGGGCTTTGCTCCTTCCTCTAACcggatgtggtgcatgcatatatcTGGGCTTATTCCAACCAAGTTCGTCAATTTCCACCCGATTGCCTTCTGATTGCGCCTCAGCACCTCCAGCAATTGCTCTTCCTACCTCTGGGTCAACTGTTTGTTGATGATTACTGGCAGCGTTTCATTCTCTCCCAGGTAGGCGTACTTCAAATGAGCTGGAAGCGGCTTCAATTCTTTGGCGGGCGTGGGTatttcagtcggcagaggattCTCGTCTGCTTCTCTTCCTAGTGGAGTGCTTTGATCAGGCGCTTCTCGATGCTTGACAGTTGAGCGATCCCGTTTGACCCAGCTGGCCGCGGTCGCTCACAGAAGTACAGTACTGCTTTCGCGATGGCTTGGTCATCCATCTCGCCAACTTTCATAGCCTCGTACCAGTCAGTGACTTCTTTCTCAATCTCTTCGTCTGCTGCGGAGTCTGTGAATTGTCTCTATAGGAACGCCTCTTCTAGATACTCTTGCACCAGAGGCTCGGTTATGTCTACCGAGTGCACGTTCTCACTGTCCCTCGGCCTTTTCATCGCTTCGTCGATGTTGAAAGTGAATTGTTCTCCATTGAAGTCCAGACTGATCATCCCATTGCGGACGTCGATTATTGTGCTGGTTGTAGACAGGAACGGTCTTCCCAATAGGACTCCACTAGATTCCTTCGCTGTTGGCTCTGTCATTttgatgacgaagaagtcggctgGGTACAGGAAATTGTTCACCTTTACTATCACATCTTCAAGAATTCCCTCGAGGAGAATGCTAGACCTGTCGGCTAGCTGTATCATGATGTCGGTGTCGACAGGCTTAGCCTCTCCcagcttcttgtatatagaatatggCAGTACATTGATAGAAGCCCCTAgatcgcacattgcgtgctccactTGAATGTCTCCAATTGAGATTGGGAGTGTGAACATCCCTGGGTCGGTCTTCTTCGATGGGAGGTCACTCCGCTGGATCACTGCTGAGACATTCTCCTCTATGACTATCCTTCCTTCTTCAGTGACCTTTCCTGCCGAGTAGTCTTTGATAAATTTACTGATAGGGGGCATCTTCAACGCCATTGGGAGTGGCACTTCGACTTCCACGCCCTTGAATAAACTGGTCACATCAATCGTGGCATCTCTCCTCCTTGTAATCATGCCGCGGTAGGGGTAGGGCTTGGCCTTCTCAGTTGCTTCGCCTTGACCTTCTCCTGTGGTCTCGCCGCATACTTTCCCTTTTCCCTTATCTCTTCCTCCGGCGGCTTGATCAAGGAAACTGGACTCTGCTCCTTCTTCGCGGCTCTATCCAGATGTAGATACTGGGGACCTGCAGGTGGAGGGGGGCTTAGTTATACCTTCCCTGACCTCAGGGAGACCTCGCTGATGTTCTCTCGCCCAGTAGGCTGCACGGTAGCAGGgatctttccttcattccctctCAGTTCCCCTAGTGACATGGAAACTTGAGAAAATTGCTTTGTAAGCATGTCCAGAGCTGCCCTCTGTTCCTTCTGTGCCTCCTGGATTCCGCGCATCGCATCATTTGGATGGTGCGGAGCCATAACCTCTCCTGGACCTTCATTGGCGTGTCTGTTATATTTCTTATTTGAAGGTCCTCCACCGTGGCTGGGCTGAGGATAGTCCGACTGCCCATAGTGCTCAGATTGATATTGTGGCTGATGGTATGGTTGGTTCCCTTGGTGTTGTTGGTTTCCTCTTTGATGTGGCGGAATATAGTTCACCACCTGGTTGTTTGGTTGTCTCCCGGAGTTGCTTGACTGGGGGCCTTGATGTCTGTATCCCCAGTTCCTTTCTTGTTGTATTCCCGACCAGTTGGGCTGACTTCCGCTGAACCAGTTACCCTGGGTCCGCCTGACCTGTTCCCTTGACCACTCTGCCCTTTGTTTCCTCTAGTGTTCGGTCTTTCTTGAATTCGAACTGGCCAATTGGGCTGCCCTTCGGAGGGCTGTGTCTGTTGTGTAGATGGTTGAGGTGGTTGTCTTGGGCTCTGATCATTCcacttgaaatttgatgatCTTTCCATGGAGCATCCCTTTGTTTCCCTTGGACCCAGTTGCCATCCGAGTTCCAATGGCCGATAGCGTTTACTTGATTCGGAGCTTCTGCTTTAGGAGGAAACTCGCAGTAGTAATAATGGTGCTCCTCCGGAGGTGGTGGCACATACGTCTTTTCTTTAGGAGCTGGAGGTGGAGACGCTCTGGTCTTTTCCACTACTtctagcagcttcttctccatttgctcaaatcgagcctccaacttcTCGTTGCTTCGGCTTCTGCTGCATGCACCGTTCCTCTTCTGTACTGGCCTCGAGAGGTCTCATATGATATCTTTGCTTCGATCAATCTCTCCagaatgctctttgcttggctgaatggggttttggagaaatccccttgggcaGCTAGATTGAGATCATTCTTGCTGTCCACCGTCAACCCACCATAAAAGGTTGAATAGACCTCCCGCTCTCCCATTTTGTGATTAGGACACGCTTGCAGCAGTCCCTGGAATCTGTCTCAATACTGCCCAAGAGTGGGCTCCTTCTTGTCATGGGCGTGTAGGGAGCCAATTCCCCAATCATTGTCTACAACGGCCATCTGTGTTTTTGCTTCCTCGAGTAGTGGTTCGTCCTGTTTAGGTGGCGTGGACAACTCTCCTTCCTTCTCACTGGTCAGTTGCTCAGCATTAGATGATGATGCGGCTGCTGCTAACGCGGCTCTGTAGTGAGTGGTTACTACACCGGCCTCCTGGACTCGCCATTGAGCGTTTGTATTTCTGTAAATGAGAGGTTGATTCCAGTGTCCtccgcggtggtaccttctaataaagggaaagaaaaatagattaaaaaaagaaataaaactatttacacctatgCATTAAACACATCTTTGTAATAACACCAtgcatccccggcaacggtgccatttGGAAAGGCAGAGATCaagtaatataaaaatataaccgATCGGGTGGATCAGTTTGCAATTGTCGCtgcgacttgatcaaggcgcCCCTCTCTCTTCCAAAActatttataactccctaacATGCAACCTACTTTAAATAGTAAGtggcaagtacggggtcgatcccacagagaagctggtgcgttgagtgtgtgtttagtgaacagggttttggctgcggccacgctttaagttgggagtttttttttaaaccaCTGGATTAAGCTATGCAGAATGTAAACTATATACTTGATCAAGTGACATATGATGCTGGAAACAGTGAACTGATCAGGTAAGTGACAAACTGAAATAAATGACTTAACTACTTAAGCATGCTACGAATCTACGAATTACTTTGCCATTCCATATTATGCAAGTTCACACATTGGATCTGGGAATTTAAAACTGAAACTGAGCTAGAACAGTCGACGAGATTTTCGAAAACAAATAACTTTGATTCGAAACAGTATTCTGAACAGAACTTGGAAAGTGCAGAATACAAAACAAGAACGATTTTTCAACTATGTAACAAACACGGAATTTAACTAAGTGACTAGATCTGAAATGTAAGAAAGCGATAAATCAAAAAGATCCTCggtcggaaactgaaactgcgCCGAACAGATTTGAGTTTCTCTATCGCGCTCCCTTCTGTCGCACTCCTTCTTACTCTCTAGCTAACCATTGCTAACTCTCGAAACTGGAACGTAACTCCtaaaatgtaaaggaaagaaAACTAAAAAGCGGAactaaaaagaagataaaaggaACGAAGATCATCCTCTATGGCGATGCGTCCTCTATTTATAGACTCTTCATAACAACTTCCAGCTGtgataacaactttggcagAGAATCTTAGTCTTTCTTAGAATTGCGTGTCTTATCCGTCGAGTCAGCTTATACGTGTCCCCTTTCTATTTCGTAGTGGTCCTTGATAACCGATTGAGAATCGCTTTCCAGTGCATCGGCTATACGTGTCCTCTTCTGCAATGTAGTGGTCCCCAGCTAACTGCTTGCACATCACCTTGATCAACTCATACTGTTTTGGGCCTTTTCGCCTTCTGCACCAacatgatcagtttggccttgctgtccttggtcaagcggcattcttgcacaattaacactcgatTTCCGCGTGAAACTGATCAAATAGCCTACATTTTACCCTCTAagccgatgcatgaaataggtcTTACTAGTGTCCCCAATGTAAGAGTGTCTGGATATTGAAATTAGACTGAATATGCTTTATCAGAGTTTAGGCAATATTCATGGGTTTCATTTCATACTACGCTTTATTAGATCACTTAATCCTCTCAACTCTCGCTATTTGATCCATTTGCTTACACTACTCATAgtcatcttttattttttatttctattttatataatttgcaATTGTGTCTATTTATAtctcttaatttaattcataattactgtataagaattttatttattaaaataattacataaaaatgaGCTCAgattgttttttaattaaatcacgTTGAAGTTGGGTGGCACGATCAGGTATTGACGAATGACGTTTGTAATTTTAGAATGTTGTGGATTGAACCTCGTGATACGTTTTTGCATGCGGTCGAGGAGCTCAATGCGTCGCTAGTAGGGAAGTCAGTGTAGCCCGAACCCGATGGGTTGGCCAGAAAAACCCGCTAAAATTACAGGGTTAGGGCCGAAAAATCACAGCCTGTTAATGAATTGGGCTTATCGGGCTGGCCCTATTGAGCTGTCGGGTTTTTTCAGGCTGGCCCGGCGGGCTGTCGGGTCAGCCCAACGGGTTATAGAAAAAAACCCTAATAATTAAATGCCTGCAGTGACTCTTCGTCTTTTTCACTtcaattttgtttcttttttagattttaaagaCGGTTCCTTTTTCACTCTCAAAAAATTACTTTCACCCTCATAATCTTGTTCTCACTTCCTTCCTTCCTTCCATCAGGTGAGTTTccctctcccttctctctcttatgcgtgaatgcatttttttattattgacgATGGTATGGCTTAGCTGTAAATTGTATTCCTTCTTATATTTGGTCAAGTGGGAGAAtccatatttatttaatttgttttgctGCTGTGTGAGTATATATAATATTGTACGAAAATGTTCTTTAGCTTgacatgtcacgaccgcacttcctaaggatagaaagcgcggggaatcgtgactaatggaggatttaagaagcggggaagaagggggaaacgaTTAAATGAGTACGACATatagatcaaaagatgaaatttcgtttatcaacaaggtttcaaatcccgaaggtacataacgtgaatgacatggTTTGACAATTCCAAGGAAATCAAGGAAATTCTTataacttggcatagcggaagcatttgagagtta
Coding sequences within:
- the LOC121774388 gene encoding uncharacterized protein LOC121774388, coding for MEKKLLEVVEKTRASPPPAPKEKTYVPPPPEEHHYYYCEFPPKAEAPNQVNAIGHWNSDGNWVQGKQRDAPWKDHQISSGMIRAQDNHLNHLHNRHSPPKGSPIGQFEFKKDRTLEETKGRVVKGTGQADPGHQGPQSSNSGRQPNNQVVNYIPPHQRGNQQHQGNQPYHQPQYQSEHYGQSDYPQPSHGGGPSNKKYNRHANEGPGEVMAPHHPNDAMRGIQEAQKEQRAALDMLTKQFSQVSMSLGELRGNEGKIPATVQPTGRENISEVSLRSGKSREEGAESSFLDQAAGGRDKGKGKVCGETTGEGQGEATEKAKPYPYRGMITRRRDATIDVTSLFKGVEVEVPLPMALKMPPISKFIKDYSAGKVTEEGRIVIEENVSAVIQRSDLPSKKTDPGMFTLPISIGDIQVEHAMCDLGASINVLPYSIYKKLGEAKPVDTDIMIQLADRSSILLEGILEDVIVKVNNFLYPADFFVIKMTEPTAKESSGVLLGRPFLSTTSTIIDVRNGMISLDFNGEQFTFNIDEAMKRPRDSENVHSVDITEPLVQEYLEEAFL
- the LOC121774387 gene encoding uncharacterized protein LOC121774387, with translation MSPYRLVFGKKCHLPVGIEHQAFWAIKEMNLNTEVCTGERRLQLQELEKLRLDAYDSAMWYKERTKMWYDKNLLRKELKVGQKVLLFRSRLKLMPGKLRSKWAGLYTIVAIRANGAIELQGSDPDSSPFLVNGHRVKPYRDENEVCVVEEIPLLKSESFH